From Acidovorax sp. FHTAMBA, one genomic window encodes:
- a CDS encoding MipA/OmpV family protein, with translation MFSLYFFRRPAVLAIYPSAVRIAALLTVTALGAVMASGAHAQAFDAVRLYGAAADRDGGTLGLAVVAGHQYMGSDERRTRAYPAIDYRWASGWFAGTTNGVGYNFSRQAGVQYGVRLTADFGRDESRSAVLRGLGDVDARPEIGAFYNLQPTAHTFLTSSLRYGAGQGRDGLLLDLGAGLTAQVAPAWRVGAGVATTWANAAYTQSYFGVDAVQATRSGRGVYTAGAGVRDVRVSVSATYAITPRASATAALSYSRLQGDAARSPIVRDRAGVNGVLAVAYAF, from the coding sequence GTGTTTTCCCTGTACTTCTTCAGGCGCCCTGCCGTCCTTGCCATTTACCCTTCTGCAGTTCGTATTGCAGCCCTGCTGACCGTCACCGCACTGGGGGCGGTGATGGCGTCTGGCGCCCATGCCCAGGCCTTTGACGCGGTGCGCCTGTACGGCGCAGCGGCCGACCGCGATGGTGGAACCTTGGGGCTGGCTGTGGTAGCCGGGCATCAGTACATGGGCTCGGACGAGCGCCGCACGCGCGCCTACCCTGCCATTGACTACCGCTGGGCCAGCGGCTGGTTTGCGGGTACCACCAACGGCGTGGGCTACAACTTTTCGCGGCAGGCCGGTGTGCAATATGGTGTGCGCCTGACGGCAGACTTCGGCCGCGACGAGAGCCGCTCGGCGGTGTTGCGGGGCCTGGGGGACGTGGATGCCCGCCCGGAAATCGGTGCGTTTTACAACCTGCAACCCACGGCCCACACCTTTCTGACCTCATCGCTGCGCTACGGCGCGGGGCAGGGGCGCGATGGCCTGCTGCTGGACCTTGGGGCGGGCCTCACCGCGCAGGTAGCACCCGCATGGCGCGTGGGCGCGGGCGTAGCCACTACCTGGGCCAACGCGGCCTACACGCAGTCCTACTTTGGCGTCGATGCCGTCCAGGCTACCCGCAGCGGCCGAGGCGTTTACACAGCCGGTGCCGGTGTGCGGGATGTGCGGGTGTCCGTATCTGCCACCTACGCCATCACGCCGCGCGCATCGGCCACGGCCGCGCTGTCGTACAGCCGGCTGCAGGGCGATGCCGCCCGCAGCCCCATCGTGCGCGACCGCGCCGGGGTCAACGGCGTTTTGGCGGTGGCATACGCATTCTGA
- a CDS encoding 5-formyltetrahydrofolate cyclo-ligase, whose product MDKAALRRALIEERLNLPDRLQRSDLLQQVMRIWLVNRPDTVIGAYWPIKGEFDPLPALHRWKEDGELLDEPQLRRIGLPVVNKQHKTLTFHAWYPGCPMEEDAYGIPKPKDTEVIVPTLLFVPCVGYAPGGYRLGYGGGFYDRTLATLQPQPFTVGLGFTHGYLDDFEPEEFDLPLDAILNDNGVVWPV is encoded by the coding sequence ATGGACAAAGCAGCCCTTCGGCGCGCATTGATTGAAGAACGCCTCAACCTGCCCGACCGCCTGCAGCGATCCGACCTGTTGCAGCAGGTGATGCGCATCTGGCTGGTGAACCGGCCGGATACGGTGATCGGCGCCTACTGGCCCATCAAGGGCGAGTTCGACCCCCTGCCCGCCCTGCACCGCTGGAAGGAAGACGGCGAGCTGCTGGACGAACCCCAGCTGCGCCGCATCGGCCTGCCCGTGGTCAACAAGCAGCACAAGACGCTCACCTTCCACGCCTGGTACCCCGGCTGCCCCATGGAAGAAGACGCCTACGGCATCCCCAAGCCCAAGGACACCGAGGTCATCGTGCCCACGCTGCTGTTTGTGCCCTGCGTGGGCTACGCGCCGGGCGGCTACCGGCTGGGCTACGGTGGTGGCTTTTACGACCGCACCCTGGCCACGCTGCAGCCGCAGCCTTTTACCGTGGGTCTTGGTTTCACGCATGGCTATCTGGACGACTTTGAGCCCGAAGAGTTCGATCTTCCGCTCGATGCCATCCTGAACGACAACGGCGTGGTCTGGCCGGTCTGA
- a CDS encoding glutathione S-transferase family protein, whose protein sequence is MLKLYIGNKNYSSWSMRPWVLLKQAGIVFEEVRVRFDSFDANSEFKRTMGPVSPTGKVPVLVDGDLVVWDTLAIAEYVAETHPDKKLWPADAKARARARSVCAEMHSGFTALRSHCPMNIEAHLPDTGALIWRDQAGVRADVQRLVDMWSALLQEHGGPLLFGEFTVADAYFAPVCMRLHTYALPVPAAIKDYVDRVRALPGVQAWVDEALAEKDFLAFEEPYRLRR, encoded by the coding sequence ATGCTCAAGCTTTATATCGGCAACAAGAACTACTCGTCCTGGTCCATGCGCCCCTGGGTGCTGCTCAAGCAGGCCGGCATCGTGTTTGAGGAAGTGCGCGTTCGCTTCGACAGCTTTGACGCCAACTCGGAGTTCAAGCGCACGATGGGACCCGTGAGCCCCACGGGCAAGGTGCCGGTGCTGGTGGATGGTGACCTGGTGGTGTGGGACACGCTGGCGATTGCCGAATACGTGGCCGAAACCCACCCCGACAAGAAGCTCTGGCCTGCAGACGCCAAGGCACGCGCGCGCGCACGCAGCGTCTGCGCCGAGATGCACAGCGGCTTCACCGCCCTGCGCAGCCACTGCCCCATGAACATCGAGGCCCACCTGCCCGACACGGGCGCGCTGATCTGGCGCGACCAGGCCGGCGTGCGCGCCGACGTGCAGCGCCTGGTGGACATGTGGAGCGCGCTGCTGCAAGAGCACGGCGGCCCCCTGCTGTTTGGCGAATTCACCGTGGCCGACGCCTACTTTGCCCCCGTGTGCATGCGCCTGCACACCTACGCACTGCCTGTGCCCGCCGCTATCAAAGACTATGTGGACCGCGTGCGCGCCCTGCCGGGCGTGCAGGCCTGGGTCGACGAGGCCCTGGCCGAGAAGGACTTTCTGGCCTTTGAAGAGCCCTACCGCCTGCGGCGCTGA
- a CDS encoding multifunctional CCA addition/repair protein, which yields MQIYMVGGAVRDKLLGRPVNDHDWVVVGATPEQMLELGYLPVGRDFPVFLHPETREEYALARTERKSGRGYRGFVVESSPDVTLEEDLSRRDLTINAIATSAYGTSAGGIFDPYSGAKDIEARVLRHVTDSFREDPVRILRVARFAARFTDFTVAPETMQLMREMVAHGEVDHLVPERVWQELARGLMEEKPSRMFEVLRACGALQVLLPEVARLWGVPQRAEYHPEVDTGVHLMMVLDMSARLQAPLTVRFACLVHDLGKGTTPAHVLPRHIGHEERSARLLRTLAERLRVPVDCRETADVVAREHGNIHRSGELSAAALVRLLERCDAIRKPERFAEILLACECDARGRLGFDEAAYPQRQRLAAVLQAAQSVVTRDIAARAAAQGLTGPKVGALIHQARVDAVAHWLREAAPE from the coding sequence ATGCAAATCTACATGGTGGGCGGCGCCGTCCGCGACAAGCTGCTGGGCCGGCCGGTGAATGACCACGACTGGGTGGTGGTGGGTGCCACGCCCGAGCAGATGCTGGAGCTGGGCTACCTGCCCGTGGGCCGAGACTTCCCGGTGTTTCTGCACCCCGAAACGCGCGAGGAATACGCGCTGGCACGCACCGAGCGCAAGAGCGGGCGGGGCTACCGGGGCTTTGTGGTGGAAAGCTCGCCCGACGTGACGCTGGAAGAAGACCTTTCCCGCCGCGACCTCACTATCAATGCAATAGCTACTAGCGCTTATGGGACAAGCGCTGGAGGCATTTTTGACCCATATTCTGGCGCCAAAGACATCGAGGCGCGGGTGCTGCGCCATGTGACCGACTCGTTCCGCGAAGACCCGGTGCGCATCCTGCGCGTGGCGCGGTTTGCGGCGCGGTTCACTGATTTCACCGTGGCGCCAGAAACGATGCAGCTGATGCGCGAGATGGTGGCGCATGGCGAGGTGGACCACCTGGTGCCCGAGCGCGTGTGGCAGGAGCTGGCGCGCGGGCTGATGGAAGAAAAACCGTCGCGCATGTTCGAGGTGCTGCGCGCGTGCGGCGCGCTGCAGGTGCTGTTGCCCGAAGTGGCGCGCCTGTGGGGCGTGCCCCAGCGGGCCGAATACCACCCCGAGGTGGACACCGGCGTGCACCTGATGATGGTGCTGGACATGTCCGCCCGGCTGCAGGCGCCGCTCACGGTGCGCTTCGCATGCCTGGTGCACGATCTGGGCAAGGGCACCACGCCCGCGCACGTGTTGCCGCGCCACATCGGCCACGAAGAGCGCAGCGCCAGGCTGCTCAGGACACTTGCCGAACGGCTGCGTGTACCCGTGGACTGCCGCGAGACGGCCGATGTGGTGGCGCGCGAGCACGGCAACATCCACCGCAGCGGCGAGCTTTCGGCCGCTGCGCTGGTGCGCCTGCTGGAGCGCTGCGACGCCATACGCAAGCCAGAGCGGTTTGCCGAGATTCTGCTGGCGTGCGAGTGCGACGCACGCGGGCGGCTGGGGTTTGACGAGGCCGCCTACCCGCAGCGCCAGCGCCTGGCCGCCGTGCTGCAGGCCGCACAGTCGGTTGTCACGCGCGACATTGCTGCGCGGGCGGCAGCCCAGGGCCTCACCGGGCCCAAGGTGGGTGCGCTGATCCACCAGGCGCGGGTGGATGCGGTGGCGCACTGGCTGCGTGAAGCGGCGCCCGAGTGA